The Chryseobacterium suipulveris genome window below encodes:
- a CDS encoding PD-(D/E)XK nuclease family protein, with product MKFLNKIISELLQNQQDLSAFTFVLPGKRPIVFIKQILKEKQYSGFLPDFFTVEDLIREISGKRAVQGISLWLFAFEVYREIQPSEDFASFLKWFPTVLKDWDDILKFAESDKAVLEYMFDEERIKNWSENLGETEDNPRKKFLNFWQKMNLFLPLLKQKLNEKNWATAGMIHESARDKIENFALQTDKKFVFCGFNAFTPVEEKLVRTLLQWDKAQCFFQADEYYINDEKQESGKFLRGIKKWKEFNDSRSFRWIENDFAQPKELKVYEVSGNITQTKVLPTIFEKINDEDLSKTAVVLLDENLLPASLDALSSVKHLNITMGFPLKNLSFSNAMKKLFYLQKQLEKKDSSYYYNDLLSILEELPNDEADRKIVDHFKSQIEERNIVYISKKQFAEMLEELSYYNLLIKPENSVSFLDSLTNFCYQLKFRDLDDILFENISHFERSFKIIKNQISPYSFPIKMETLEVLINQLVNSETIDFQGEPLQGLQVMGLLETRLLYFENIILLSANEGKLPLGNSQNTYIPFDVRKHFGLHTFLENDSIYAYHFYRLIQDSKQVHLLFNVLSSGVNTGEQSRFITQLEIEDSYHEIEKIIIENTSDPIQEELMKIEKTPVVLEKLQEWKERVSASHLSTYLYNPTDFYMTKILGTREEKEIEEELSQRSYGTLVHLALQLIYEKFIGKNLNVIDLSLSNEAIRQYVDEAIIESKFQLEFYEKGMNYIHRTIAERVVRNVLEVDRKLVESGNTLEILSVEGNFKDIPFIINEETIDAVKFYGFIDRIDRLNGNLRIIDYKTAKTKNLSVAVPKKEEDVEKLEMLFFRDDYKQAMQLSIYAYSVLQGKMYPDNFVQCGIWSFAEVGKGVQNLQLFGTDEISTDSLQIPMRSVSNLIKEILDPEIEFEEKVQKSWG from the coding sequence ATGAAATTCTTAAATAAAATAATATCCGAACTGTTACAGAATCAGCAGGATTTGTCGGCATTTACCTTTGTGCTTCCGGGAAAAAGACCGATTGTCTTTATTAAGCAGATTCTGAAAGAAAAGCAGTATTCGGGTTTTCTTCCCGATTTTTTTACGGTAGAAGATCTGATTCGAGAAATCTCCGGAAAACGGGCAGTACAGGGAATTTCGCTTTGGCTTTTTGCGTTTGAAGTGTATCGGGAAATACAGCCGTCGGAAGATTTTGCCAGTTTCCTGAAATGGTTTCCCACTGTTTTGAAAGATTGGGACGATATTCTGAAGTTTGCCGAAAGCGACAAAGCCGTTCTGGAATATATGTTCGACGAGGAAAGGATCAAAAACTGGTCGGAAAATTTGGGCGAAACCGAGGATAATCCCAGAAAGAAGTTCCTGAATTTCTGGCAGAAAATGAATTTGTTCCTTCCGCTGCTAAAACAGAAACTCAATGAGAAAAACTGGGCAACTGCAGGAATGATCCACGAATCTGCGAGAGACAAAATCGAGAATTTCGCTCTTCAAACGGACAAAAAATTTGTGTTTTGTGGTTTCAATGCCTTTACTCCGGTTGAGGAAAAATTGGTGAGAACGCTTTTGCAATGGGACAAAGCACAGTGTTTTTTCCAGGCAGATGAATATTACATCAATGATGAAAAACAGGAATCAGGAAAGTTCTTGAGAGGAATAAAAAAATGGAAGGAATTCAATGACAGCCGAAGTTTTCGCTGGATCGAGAATGATTTTGCGCAGCCGAAAGAACTCAAGGTTTACGAAGTTTCCGGAAACATCACGCAAACAAAAGTTTTACCGACGATTTTCGAAAAAATCAATGACGAAGATCTTTCCAAAACCGCTGTAGTTTTGCTGGATGAAAATCTGCTTCCCGCAAGTTTGGACGCGTTGAGCTCGGTGAAACATCTCAATATCACCATGGGATTTCCGCTGAAAAATCTGAGTTTCAGCAATGCGATGAAGAAGCTTTTCTATCTTCAGAAACAGTTGGAGAAAAAGGATTCCTCTTATTATTACAATGATCTGCTTTCGATCTTGGAAGAACTTCCGAATGACGAAGCCGACCGAAAAATTGTTGACCATTTCAAATCCCAAATTGAGGAGCGGAACATTGTTTACATCTCCAAGAAACAGTTTGCGGAAATGCTTGAGGAACTTTCTTACTATAACCTTCTCATTAAACCCGAAAACTCCGTTTCATTTCTCGATTCGCTTACCAATTTCTGTTACCAGTTGAAGTTTCGGGATCTGGACGATATTCTTTTTGAGAATATTTCACATTTCGAGAGAAGTTTTAAAATCATTAAGAATCAGATTTCTCCGTATTCATTCCCAATCAAAATGGAAACTTTGGAGGTGCTGATCAACCAACTCGTTAATTCGGAAACGATTGATTTTCAAGGCGAACCACTTCAAGGATTACAGGTAATGGGGTTGCTCGAAACTCGGCTTCTGTATTTTGAGAACATCATTCTCCTTTCCGCCAACGAAGGTAAACTTCCGCTCGGAAATTCGCAGAATACCTACATTCCTTTTGATGTCCGCAAGCATTTTGGACTGCACACTTTCCTTGAAAACGACAGTATTTATGCATACCATTTTTACCGGTTGATTCAGGATTCCAAACAGGTTCATCTGCTTTTCAATGTGTTAAGTTCCGGTGTAAATACTGGTGAACAGAGCCGTTTCATCACCCAGCTTGAGATTGAGGATTCCTACCATGAAATAGAAAAGATTATTATTGAAAACACTTCAGACCCGATTCAGGAGGAACTGATGAAGATTGAGAAAACTCCTGTCGTTCTGGAAAAACTGCAGGAATGGAAGGAGCGGGTTTCGGCTTCGCATTTGAGCACTTATCTCTATAATCCGACTGATTTTTATATGACGAAAATCTTGGGAACTCGGGAAGAAAAGGAAATCGAGGAAGAACTTTCACAACGCAGTTACGGAACTTTGGTCCATTTGGCGTTACAGCTTATTTATGAAAAATTCATCGGTAAAAATCTGAATGTAATTGATTTATCACTTTCAAATGAAGCGATACGTCAATATGTTGATGAAGCGATAATTGAGTCAAAATTCCAGCTTGAATTTTATGAAAAAGGAATGAACTACATTCACCGAACCATCGCTGAAAGAGTAGTACGAAATGTTTTGGAAGTTGACCGAAAACTGGTGGAAAGTGGAAACACTCTGGAAATTCTGAGCGTGGAAGGAAATTTTAAAGATATTCCTTTCATTATTAATGAAGAAACGATTGATGCGGTGAAATTTTACGGATTCATCGACCGAATTGACCGCCTCAACGGAAATCTTAGAATCATCGACTATAAAACCGCCAAGACGAAAAACCTTTCGGTCGCCGTTCCCAAGAAGGAAGAGGACGTTGAAAAATTAGAAATGCTTTTCTTCCGCGACGATTACAAGCAGGCGATGCAGCTGAGCATTTATGCGTATTCGGTTCTTCAGGGGAAAATGTATCCAGACAATTTTGTGCAGTGCGGCATCTGGAGTTTCGCAGAAGTGGGGAAAGGAGTGCAGAACCTTCAGCTTTTCGGAACGGATGAAATTTCAACTGATTCACTGCAAATCCCGATGAGATCGGTTTCAAACCTTATCAAAGAAATCCTGGATCCAGAAATTGAGTTTGAAGAAAAGGTTCAGAAAAGTTGGGGATAA
- the rsmG gene encoding 16S rRNA (guanine(527)-N(7))-methyltransferase RsmG, with protein MSAALIERYFPDLSDEQKSQFSKLEELYGDWNEKINVISRKDMDSLYEKHVLHSLGIAKVMEFAPGTKVLDIGTGGGFPGIPLAILFPEVQFTLVDSIGKKITVVNAVSESLGLKNVKGIHERAEKLNEKYHFVVSRAVTQMPVFLRWLKGKFEKEQFNPKHNGVLYLKGGDLAEELAGLKVEVFDLKNYFDSEFFETKKVVYLSKGNFNS; from the coding sequence ATGAGTGCAGCGCTGATCGAAAGATATTTTCCGGATCTTAGTGATGAACAGAAATCCCAGTTTTCAAAATTGGAGGAACTTTATGGAGATTGGAATGAGAAGATCAACGTCATTTCCCGGAAAGACATGGATTCGCTGTACGAGAAACACGTGTTGCATTCATTGGGAATTGCAAAAGTGATGGAATTCGCACCCGGAACAAAGGTGCTCGACATCGGTACAGGTGGAGGTTTCCCCGGAATTCCATTGGCGATTCTCTTCCCTGAAGTTCAGTTCACGCTTGTTGACTCTATTGGAAAAAAAATAACCGTGGTCAACGCAGTTTCCGAAAGTTTGGGATTGAAAAACGTCAAAGGAATTCACGAAAGAGCTGAAAAACTGAACGAAAAATACCACTTTGTGGTAAGTCGCGCGGTAACACAGATGCCGGTTTTCCTGCGATGGTTAAAGGGAAAGTTTGAAAAAGAACAATTCAACCCAAAACACAACGGCGTACTTTATCTGAAAGGTGGCGATTTGGCGGAAGAACTTGCAGGACTGAAAGTGGAAGTTTTCGACCTTAAAAATTATTTCGACAGCGAGTTTTTCGAAACAAAAAAAGTAGTATATTTATCAAAAGGAAATTTTAATTCCTGA
- a CDS encoding pyridoxal phosphate-dependent aminotransferase: protein MEKFSDRLNRMSFSQTFVMSNKVRQMKAEGLDVISLTLGEPDFDVPDNIKEAAFAAINNNFSHYSPVPGFLDLREAVCEKLKRDNNLDYKPTQICVSNGAKQSILNVLASIINDGDEVILPAPYWVSYDEMVKMMGGKSVFVETSIETEFKMTAEQLEKAITPKTKALLYSSPCNPSGSFYTYDELEKIANVIARHPQITIISDEIYEKINYDGKHTSIAEFPQVYEQTAVINGMSKAFAMTGWRIGYSACPDWLAKACEKIQGQMTSGANTMAQKASVTALKADPTTYDYMINEFRKRRDIVYNLLKDVPHFKVNYPKAAFYFFPDISFYCGKTLNGTFIKDADDFAMFLLDHAHVGTVGGTSFGNPGCIRFSYAASEEELTESMRRIRECLEKVEIS from the coding sequence ATGGAAAAATTTTCAGACCGGCTGAACCGGATGAGTTTCTCGCAGACTTTTGTGATGAGCAACAAAGTGCGACAAATGAAAGCAGAAGGACTCGACGTGATCAGCTTGACTTTGGGCGAACCGGATTTCGATGTTCCCGACAATATCAAGGAAGCTGCTTTTGCGGCGATTAACAACAATTTCAGCCATTACTCCCCTGTTCCGGGGTTCCTCGATTTGAGGGAGGCGGTTTGTGAAAAACTCAAACGCGACAATAACCTCGATTACAAACCAACGCAGATCTGTGTTTCCAACGGTGCAAAACAATCTATTCTAAACGTTCTCGCTTCAATTATTAATGACGGCGACGAGGTGATTCTTCCCGCTCCGTATTGGGTGAGCTACGACGAGATGGTGAAAATGATGGGCGGAAAATCGGTATTCGTTGAAACTTCCATTGAAACCGAATTCAAGATGACCGCCGAACAGCTTGAGAAAGCGATCACCCCGAAAACAAAAGCACTGTTATATAGTTCACCGTGTAATCCATCGGGAAGTTTCTATACCTACGATGAACTCGAAAAAATCGCCAATGTCATTGCAAGACATCCGCAAATCACAATTATTTCCGACGAGATTTATGAGAAAATCAACTACGATGGGAAACATACTTCGATTGCGGAATTTCCGCAGGTTTACGAACAAACAGCTGTGATTAACGGAATGTCGAAAGCGTTTGCGATGACCGGTTGGAGAATTGGTTATTCCGCTTGTCCGGATTGGTTGGCGAAAGCGTGTGAAAAAATCCAGGGACAGATGACGAGCGGTGCAAACACGATGGCGCAAAAAGCTTCGGTAACCGCATTAAAAGCCGATCCGACCACTTACGATTATATGATTAATGAGTTCAGGAAACGTCGCGATATTGTTTATAACTTACTTAAAGACGTCCCCCATTTTAAAGTCAATTACCCGAAAGCGGCGTTTTACTTTTTTCCCGATATTTCCTTTTACTGCGGGAAAACTTTGAACGGAACCTTCATCAAAGATGCCGATGATTTTGCAATGTTCCTGCTCGACCACGCACATGTGGGAACGGTTGGCGGAACTTCGTTCGGGAATCCTGGCTGCATCCGGTTTTCGTACGCAGCATCGGAAGAAGAACTTACAGAATCGATGAGAAGGATTCGGGAATGTCTTGAAAAAGTGGAGATCAGCTAA
- a CDS encoding zinc ribbon domain-containing protein: protein MAKKTVEISVEDKLRALYDLQIIDSRLDEIRNTRGELPIEVEDLEIEIEGLEKRAEKFQSEIKEQNDEINTKNEVINHAKTLIEKYKAQQDNVRNNKEFEALGKEIEFQDLEIQLAEKRIKEFGARISHKKETLDELNAKIEDLKQHLKFKKEELDSLVAETQKEEEYLLKKSEEFSKNIDERLLASYQRIRTNSLNGLAVVGLERGAPKGSFFTIPPQKQMEIAQRKKIIIDEHSGKILVDDDLVNEENEKMAEVIKF, encoded by the coding sequence ATGGCTAAAAAAACTGTAGAAATCTCTGTTGAAGATAAGTTAAGAGCGCTTTACGACCTTCAAATCATCGATTCAAGATTAGACGAAATCCGCAATACGAGAGGCGAATTGCCAATCGAGGTGGAAGATCTGGAAATTGAAATCGAAGGACTTGAAAAAAGAGCCGAGAAATTCCAAAGCGAAATCAAGGAGCAAAACGACGAGATCAATACCAAAAACGAGGTGATCAACCACGCAAAAACTTTGATCGAAAAATATAAAGCCCAACAAGACAACGTAAGAAACAATAAGGAATTCGAAGCTTTAGGTAAGGAAATCGAGTTTCAGGATCTTGAGATTCAGCTGGCTGAAAAAAGAATTAAAGAATTCGGTGCAAGAATCAGCCACAAGAAGGAAACGCTTGATGAACTGAATGCTAAAATCGAAGATTTGAAGCAGCACCTGAAATTCAAAAAAGAGGAACTGGACTCATTGGTTGCAGAAACTCAGAAAGAGGAAGAATACCTTTTGAAAAAATCTGAAGAGTTCTCTAAAAACATCGACGAAAGATTACTGGCTTCTTACCAAAGAATCCGCACTAACTCGCTGAACGGACTTGCTGTAGTTGGTCTGGAAAGAGGTGCGCCGAAAGGTTCTTTCTTCACAATTCCGCCACAAAAACAAATGGAAATCGCGCAGAGAAAGAAAATCATCATCGACGAGCATTCAGGAAAAATCCTTGTGGACGACGATCTGGTAAACGAGGAAAACGAAAAAATGGCGGAAGTGATCAAATTCTAA
- a CDS encoding Nif3-like dinuclear metal center hexameric protein: MKISEFISEFEKLIPAKQAEDFDNVGLLCGNPEREITGVLVCHDALENVVDEAINNKQNLIFTFHPIIFSGLKSLTGKNYVEKAVIKAIENKIAIYAVHTAFDNDYFGVNFGICGKLGLKNQKILMPKTSNLKKLEVYIPNENVEEVKEALFDAGAGNIGFYDECSFSVSGKGTFRPLDGSDPFKGETGIRENSDEQVISVIFENFKQNGIVSAMKASHPYEEVAYQIISLDNENQYAGLGRFGDLENEMDEQEFLKMVKEKFDLKVIRHSNLNSKKIKRVGVLGGSGASGIKAAIANRCDAYLTGDVKYHDFFQSEGKMLICDIGHFESEQFVAQQLVDILSQKFTNFAVSKSIEKTNPVNYFL; encoded by the coding sequence ATGAAGATCAGTGAATTTATCTCCGAATTTGAAAAATTAATTCCCGCAAAACAGGCAGAAGATTTCGACAATGTCGGTTTGCTGTGCGGAAATCCAGAGCGTGAAATTACAGGTGTTTTGGTTTGTCACGATGCGTTGGAAAATGTGGTCGATGAAGCCATTAACAATAAACAAAACCTGATCTTCACTTTCCATCCTATTATTTTTTCTGGGTTAAAATCCTTGACAGGAAAAAATTATGTTGAAAAAGCTGTCATCAAAGCCATCGAAAACAAAATCGCAATTTATGCGGTACACACGGCTTTTGACAACGATTATTTCGGGGTAAACTTTGGTATATGCGGGAAACTCGGATTGAAGAACCAAAAAATACTGATGCCCAAAACTTCGAATCTAAAAAAATTGGAAGTATATATTCCCAACGAAAATGTGGAAGAAGTAAAAGAAGCCCTTTTTGATGCAGGAGCCGGAAATATCGGTTTTTACGACGAATGCAGTTTTTCGGTTTCGGGTAAAGGAACTTTTCGTCCGCTCGATGGTTCCGATCCTTTTAAAGGTGAAACAGGGATCCGTGAAAACAGTGATGAACAAGTTATTTCCGTGATTTTTGAAAACTTTAAACAAAACGGAATTGTTTCCGCAATGAAAGCTTCACATCCTTACGAAGAGGTTGCCTATCAAATCATTTCCCTCGACAATGAAAACCAATATGCTGGATTGGGAAGGTTCGGCGATCTGGAAAATGAAATGGATGAACAGGAATTTCTGAAAATGGTAAAAGAGAAATTTGATCTGAAAGTAATTCGACATTCCAACCTCAACTCAAAAAAAATCAAGAGAGTAGGCGTTTTGGGCGGAAGCGGAGCAAGCGGAATTAAAGCCGCAATTGCGAATCGTTGTGATGCTTATCTTACGGGAGATGTGAAATACCACGACTTCTTCCAAAGCGAGGGCAAAATGCTGATCTGCGATATCGGCCACTTCGAATCGGAACAATTTGTCGCTCAGCAACTGGTGGATATTTTGTCGCAAAAATTTACTAACTTTGCAGTCTCAAAATCCATTGAGAAAACCAACCCTGTAAATTATTTTCTGTAA
- a CDS encoding ion transporter produces MEQHNEEEHNYISERTKWKRQLYRIIFKSDTKLGKLFDIILLVLILLSTFIVMMESVKVIDAKLHILFIVLEVIITMFFTIEYILRILVIRNKRNYIFSFFGIIDFLAILPFYLSLFFPITKYFLIIRMLRMLRIFRILNLMDFMNDGYLIVRALKNSSRKIYIFLLFLIIFSVIVGSMMLMVEGHREGFESIPQSIYWAVVTVTTVGYGDVSPGTPLGKFLSVLLMLAGYSIIAVPTGIVTAEMRNKRQNFELVCPRCGNDDVDDDARYCKKCGEKIL; encoded by the coding sequence ATGGAACAGCACAACGAAGAGGAACATAATTATATATCGGAACGCACAAAGTGGAAACGGCAGCTTTACCGGATTATCTTCAAATCCGACACGAAGCTCGGGAAGCTTTTCGACATCATCCTGCTTGTACTTATTTTGCTGAGTACCTTTATCGTCATGATGGAAAGTGTGAAGGTGATCGATGCCAAACTACACATTCTTTTCATCGTTTTGGAGGTGATCATCACGATGTTCTTTACTATAGAATATATTCTGAGAATTCTGGTGATCCGCAACAAGCGGAACTATATTTTCAGTTTCTTTGGGATCATCGATTTCTTGGCGATTCTTCCGTTTTATCTGAGTTTGTTCTTCCCGATTACCAAATATTTCCTGATTATCAGGATGCTGAGAATGTTGAGGATTTTCAGGATTCTTAACCTGATGGACTTCATGAACGACGGTTACCTGATTGTTCGAGCACTGAAAAACAGTTCCAGAAAAATCTATATCTTCCTTCTGTTTCTGATCATTTTTTCGGTAATTGTGGGCTCGATGATGTTAATGGTTGAAGGTCACCGGGAAGGTTTTGAAAGTATTCCGCAAAGTATTTACTGGGCAGTCGTTACGGTTACTACGGTTGGTTACGGTGATGTTTCGCCGGGAACTCCGCTCGGGAAGTTTCTTTCGGTACTGCTGATGCTTGCGGGTTACTCGATTATCGCAGTCCCGACAGGAATTGTAACGGCTGAGATGCGCAACAAGCGGCAAAATTTCGAACTGGTTTGCCCGCGCTGCGGAAACGACGATGTGGATGACGACGCGCGCTACTGCAAAAAATGTGGCGAAAAAATTCTGTAA
- a CDS encoding peptidylprolyl isomerase, whose protein sequence is MNVDKETYEGLKDGLYANLQTSKGNMIVKFEDKKAPVTVANFVGLAEGKIDNTAKAKGVPFYDGTIFHRVIKDFMIQGGDPKGTGMGDPGYKFDDEKNDLHHTGKGILSMANSGPNTNGSQFFITEVATPWLDGRHTIFGEVVKGQNVIDEIATVEKGAQDKPKTDVVLEKVSIFSKGDEYKNYDAAKVFTEGKSKIQENNKAIIEKMEAEKKRKEEEFAANQQKLVDALKQGMQSTPSGLFYKITKTTNGAAPKAGDMVSVHYAGKLVDGSEFDSSFKRNQPIEIPIGKGQVIKGWDEGIMLLKEGEAATLLIPSELGYGARGAGGVIPPNAWLVFDVELVKVSGNAVK, encoded by the coding sequence ATGAACGTAGACAAAGAAACTTATGAAGGGCTGAAAGACGGTCTTTATGCAAATCTGCAAACTTCCAAAGGAAACATGATCGTGAAATTCGAGGACAAAAAAGCGCCGGTTACCGTTGCCAACTTCGTCGGATTAGCGGAAGGAAAAATCGACAACACCGCAAAAGCGAAAGGCGTTCCTTTCTATGACGGAACCATTTTCCACAGAGTGATCAAGGATTTCATGATTCAGGGCGGTGATCCGAAAGGAACAGGAATGGGAGATCCAGGATATAAATTTGATGATGAAAAGAACGACCTTCACCACACAGGAAAAGGAATTCTTTCTATGGCGAATTCCGGTCCGAATACGAACGGTTCACAGTTTTTCATTACCGAAGTTGCAACACCTTGGTTGGACGGAAGACACACCATTTTCGGTGAAGTTGTGAAAGGACAAAACGTGATCGACGAGATTGCAACCGTTGAAAAAGGAGCACAGGACAAACCGAAAACCGATGTAGTCCTTGAAAAAGTTTCCATTTTCAGCAAAGGTGACGAATACAAAAACTACGACGCTGCAAAAGTTTTCACTGAAGGAAAATCGAAAATCCAGGAGAACAACAAAGCAATCATTGAAAAAATGGAAGCTGAGAAAAAGAGAAAAGAAGAGGAATTCGCAGCAAACCAGCAAAAGTTGGTGGACGCTTTGAAACAGGGAATGCAATCAACTCCGAGCGGACTTTTCTACAAAATCACCAAGACAACCAACGGCGCCGCTCCAAAAGCAGGCGATATGGTTTCAGTACATTACGCAGGAAAATTGGTTGACGGAAGTGAGTTCGACTCTTCATTCAAAAGAAACCAGCCGATCGAAATCCCAATCGGAAAGGGACAGGTAATCAAAGGTTGGGACGAAGGAATCATGCTTTTGAAAGAAGGCGAAGCTGCAACACTCCTGATTCCATCTGAATTGGGTTACGGAGCAAGAGGAGCTGGAGGAGTGATCCCGCCAAATGCATGGTTGGTTTTCGATGTGGAGCTGGTGAAAGTAAGCGGCAACGCAGTGAAATAA
- a CDS encoding FKBP-type peptidyl-prolyl cis-trans isomerase, producing the protein MKKIAILSVLMLVGCKQPAPVHPPVGGILSEQDLNISKNRAKNLNQTERNQIEDWIRNQNEKFYPMSLNYWVNIEKLNSKRKKKNGEKISYQYDLYDFDQVKLYDEPTKKVDVEFGKFEDIKAVEDVLRYLDKNQEATLLVPSVLAFGTYGDNDKIPNDMPLIIKIKVQ; encoded by the coding sequence ATGAAAAAAATTGCAATTTTATCGGTCTTAATGTTAGTCGGCTGTAAGCAGCCAGCTCCGGTTCATCCTCCCGTTGGAGGAATTCTGAGCGAGCAGGATCTGAATATCTCAAAAAACAGGGCGAAAAATCTGAACCAAACAGAAAGAAACCAAATCGAGGACTGGATCAGGAACCAAAACGAAAAATTTTATCCGATGAGTTTAAACTATTGGGTAAATATTGAAAAACTGAATTCCAAGAGAAAAAAGAAAAACGGTGAAAAGATTTCTTATCAATACGACCTCTACGATTTTGACCAGGTTAAACTATATGATGAACCCACGAAAAAAGTCGACGTAGAGTTTGGAAAGTTCGAAGACATCAAAGCGGTGGAAGATGTGCTGAGATATCTCGACAAAAATCAGGAAGCAACACTTTTAGTGCCTTCCGTTCTCGCTTTCGGAACTTATGGCGACAATGACAAAATACCGAACGATATGCCTTTAATCATTAAAATTAAAGTTCAATAA
- a CDS encoding branched-chain amino acid aminotransferase yields the protein MIIQKSTNPRISQFDPNNFSFGNTFIDHMIICEYENGKWGDVKLVPYGPLPFTPAMMGVNYGQACFEGMKAYKDKDGQVFLFRPEKNFSRINKSATRLAMPEVTKEMFIDGLKALVDLDRAWIPEGEGMSLYIRPLIFATEEALKARIANKYMFAIVATPAKSYYTAPVSVKISDYYSRAANGGVGFAKAAGNYAASFYPTQQAIEEGYEQIIWTDDSTHEYFEESGTMNVFVRINDTIYTPPTSEKILDGVTRDSFIQLAKRRGIEVNVEPVSVKAVVEAQKNGTLKEVWGVGTAVVTSVFQAIGYNGEKLELPKLSQEESFALTLQKDLVDIQTNQAEDPFGWRVLVENNILETV from the coding sequence ATGATAATTCAGAAATCTACCAATCCAAGAATTTCACAGTTCGATCCCAACAACTTTTCGTTCGGAAACACCTTTATTGACCATATGATAATTTGCGAATACGAAAACGGAAAATGGGGCGATGTGAAACTGGTTCCATACGGCCCGCTTCCTTTTACCCCTGCAATGATGGGCGTGAATTACGGACAGGCATGTTTCGAGGGAATGAAGGCATATAAAGATAAAGACGGACAGGTTTTTCTTTTCAGACCCGAAAAGAATTTTTCGAGAATCAACAAATCTGCAACACGACTTGCAATGCCTGAAGTAACCAAGGAAATGTTCATTGACGGATTGAAGGCGCTGGTTGATCTTGACCGTGCATGGATTCCTGAAGGAGAGGGGATGTCGCTTTACATCCGTCCGCTGATTTTCGCGACCGAAGAAGCGTTGAAGGCAAGAATTGCCAATAAATATATGTTCGCCATTGTCGCAACTCCCGCGAAAAGCTACTACACTGCGCCGGTTTCTGTGAAAATTTCTGACTATTATTCCAGAGCTGCAAACGGTGGAGTTGGATTTGCGAAAGCGGCAGGAAATTATGCGGCGTCGTTTTATCCGACGCAGCAAGCAATTGAAGAAGGATACGAGCAGATCATTTGGACCGACGATTCTACCCATGAATATTTCGAGGAAAGTGGAACGATGAACGTTTTTGTAAGAATTAACGATACGATTTACACACCGCCGACTTCTGAGAAAATTCTCGATGGAGTAACCAGAGATAGCTTCATCCAATTGGCAAAAAGAAGAGGAATCGAAGTAAATGTAGAGCCCGTTTCCGTAAAAGCAGTAGTTGAGGCGCAGAAGAACGGAACACTGAAAGAAGTTTGGGGAGTAGGAACTGCAGTGGTGACCAGCGTTTTCCAGGCAATCGGATATAACGGTGAAAAACTGGAGCTTCCGAAACTTTCACAGGAAGAAAGCTTTGCCTTGACCTTGCAGAAAGATTTGGTCGACATCCAAACGAACCAAGCTGAAGATCCTTTCGGATGGAGAGTTCTGGTAGAAAATAATATTTTGGAAACGGTTTAA
- the mnmD gene encoding tRNA (5-methylaminomethyl-2-thiouridine)(34)-methyltransferase MnmD, which yields MKREIRTTSDGSKTLYINDLNENYHSHHGALQEAKHVFIDNGLKLKNDCEINILELGFGTGLNVLVTIDEFLKTDKNHVIHYFTLEKYPVNEPEVKELAYDSFFDEPDIKEYYQKLHQCEWNKTTEIFPNFFFTKFECDFFELKNLNLPEIDLVYYDCFGARVQPDLWEKPLFELVAEKMKRGALLTTYSSKGSVRRILEELNFTVTKKPGPPGKREMINAMKNE from the coding sequence GTGAAAAGGGAGATCAGAACCACTTCGGACGGAAGCAAGACTTTATATATCAATGATTTAAATGAAAACTATCATTCACACCACGGTGCATTGCAGGAAGCGAAACACGTATTTATCGATAATGGACTAAAACTGAAAAATGATTGCGAAATCAATATTTTAGAACTCGGTTTTGGAACAGGTCTTAATGTTTTGGTAACAATTGATGAATTTTTGAAAACTGACAAAAATCATGTCATCCATTATTTTACACTTGAGAAATATCCCGTAAATGAACCCGAAGTTAAGGAATTGGCATACGACTCGTTTTTTGATGAACCCGATATTAAGGAATATTATCAAAAGTTACATCAATGTGAATGGAACAAAACTACCGAGATTTTTCCCAATTTTTTCTTCACCAAGTTTGAATGCGATTTCTTTGAATTAAAAAACCTGAATTTGCCAGAAATTGACCTTGTTTATTACGACTGTTTTGGAGCCAGGGTTCAACCCGATTTGTGGGAAAAACCCCTTTTCGAACTCGTCGCTGAAAAAATGAAGCGTGGAGCGCTTCTCACCACCTATTCTTCCAAAGGTAGCGTGAGAAGGATTTTGGAGGAGCTGAATTTCACCGTCACCAAGAAACCTGGACCACCGGGAAAAAGGGAGATGATTAATGCTATGAAGAATGAATAG